Proteins encoded by one window of Salvia splendens isolate huo1 chromosome 14, SspV2, whole genome shotgun sequence:
- the LOC121765425 gene encoding acetolactate synthase 1, chloroplastic-like — protein MVASAPTSTSFKPSPIPPLSNSPKLLSQFTLPFPHKLPTAAISHRRALQISNVLTSPDPQSIHDKEETQKFVSRFAPDEPRKGCDVLVEALEREGVTDVFAYPGGASMEIHQALTRSGTIRNVLPRHEQGGVFAAEGYARASGRPGVCIATSGPGATNLVSGLADALLDSVPMVAITGQVPRRMIGTDAFQETPIVEVTRSITKHNYLVLDVEDIPRIVKEAFFIARSGRPGPVLIDVPKDIQQQMVVPNWDQPMKLGGFLSRLPKPPSEVLLEQIVRLISESKRPVLYVGGGCLNSSEELRIFVELTGIPVASTLMGLGSYPCSDEECSLQMLGMHGTVYANYSVDKSDLLLAFGVRFDDRVTGKLETFASRAKIVHIDIDSAEIGKNKLPHVSICADIKLALQGLNLILEEKGKEGLDFSAWRDELKEQKLKFPLSYKTFGDAIPPQYAIQVLDELTGGNAIISTGVGQHQMWAAQYYKYNKPRQWLTSGGLGAMGFGLPAAMGAAVARPDAVVVDIDGDGSFIMNVQELATVRVENLPVKIMLLNNQHLGMVVQWEDRFYKSNRAHTYLGNPSNESEIFPDMLKFAEACDVPAARVTKREDVRAAIQKMLDTPGPYLLDVIVPHQEHVLPMIPSGGAFQDVITEGDGRTKY, from the coding sequence ATGGTGGCCTCCGCTCCAACCTCCACCTCCTTCAAACCTTCCCCCATCCCTCCTCTCTCCAATTCCCCCAAGCTTCTCTCTCAGTTCACCCTCCCTTTCCCCCACAAGCTGCCCACCGCCGCCATTTCCCACCGCCGCGCCCTCCAAATCTCAAATGTGCTAACTTCTCCCGACCCACAATCCATCCACGACAAAGAGGAGACTCAGAAATTCGTCTCCCGATTCGCTCCGGACGAGCCTCGCAAGGGCTGCGACGTCTTAGTCGAGGCGCTGGAGCGAGAAGGCGTCACCGACGTCTTCGCCTACCCCGGCGGCGCCTCCATGGAGATCCACCAAGCCCTCACCCGCTCCGGCACCATCCGCAACGTCCTCCCTCGCCACGAGCAGGGAGGCGTCTTCGCCGCCGAGGGCTACGCCCGCGCCTCCGGCCGCCCCGGCGTCTGCATCGCCACCTCCGGCCCCGGCGCCACCAATCTCGTCTCCGGCCTCGCAGATGCCCTCCTCGACAGCGTCCCAATGGTGGCGATCACAGGCCAAGTGCCGCGCCGCATGATCGGCACCGACGCGTTCCAGGAAACCCCAATTGTCGAGGTAACTAGGTCAATCACGAAGCACAATTACCTTGTGTTAGATGTTGAAGATATTCCGAGAATTGTGAAAGAGGCGTTTTTCATTGCGCGGTCGGGTAGGCCTGGCCCGGTTCTGATTGACGTGCCTAAGGATATTCAGCAGCAAATGGTGGTTCCCAATTGGGATCAGCCGATGAAATTGGGCGGTTTCTTATCTAGATTGCCGAAGCCCCCGAGTGAGGTGTTGCTGGAACAGATAGTTAGGTTGATATCTGAGTCGAAAAGGCCGGTTCTTTATGTAGGCGGTGGTTGTTTGAATTCGAGCGAGGAGCTGAGGATATTCGTGGAGCTCACGGGAATCCCGGTTGCTAGCACGCTCATGGGCCTTGGCTCTTATCCTTGTTCGGATGAGGAATGTTCGTTGCAAATGCTCGGAATGCACGGTACTGTCTACGCGAATTATTCAGTCGACAAGAGTGATTTGTTGCTTGCTTTTGGGGTTAGGTTTGATGACCGTGTGACGGGAAAGCTGGAAACGTTTGCGAGTAGAGCCAAGATTGTTCACATTGACATCGATTCTGCTGAGATTGGGAAGAACAAGTTGCCACATGTGTCTATTTGTGCTGATATTAAATTGGCTTTGCAAGGCTTGAATTTGATATTGGAAGAGAAAGGGAAAGAGGGTCTTGATTTTTCAGCGTGGAGGGATGAGCTAAAAGAGCAGAAGTTGAAGTTTCCTTTGAGCTATAAAACATTTGGTGATGCCATTCCTCCTCAGTATGCGATTCAGGTTCTTGATGAACTCACTGGAGGGAATGCAATCATCAGCACGGGGGTTGGGCAGCACCAGATGTGGGCCGCACAGTACTATAAGTACAATAAGCCACGGCAGTGGTTGACGTCAGGTGGTTTAGGCGCGATGGGTTTTGGACTCCCGGCTGCAATGGGAGCTGCTGTTGCAAGGCCGGATGCAGTTGTAGTGGACATAGACGGCGATGGTAGCTTCATAATGAATGTGCAAGAGTTGGCTACTGTCCGGGTGGAGAACCTTCCCGTCAAGATTATGTTGTTGAATAACCAGCATCTTGGTATGGTGGTCCAGTGGGAAGATCGCTTCTACAAGTCCAACCGAGCACATACTTATCTTGGAAACCCTTCCAATGAGTCGGAGATTTTCCCTGATATGTTGAAATTTGCAGAGGCTTGTGATGTGCCTGCTGCTCGTGTGACAAAGAGGGAAGATGTCAGGGCGGCAATACAGAAAATGTTGGATACTCCCGGGCCATATCTCTTGGATGTCATTGTTCCACATCAAGAGCATGTGTTGCCCATGATCCCGAGTGGGGGAGCCTTTCAAGATGTTATAACAGAGGGTGATGGAAGAACTAAATATTGA